A genomic stretch from Aedes albopictus strain Foshan chromosome 2, AalbF5, whole genome shotgun sequence includes:
- the LOC109422472 gene encoding uncharacterized protein LOC109422472 isoform X2 — protein MNHYNLSTFGVEKTREEVDASFPPWFVNFQDPFELYRAQPSYLWCQASFLLGALLCIVHAIKRGGRWPYLFLGALCHGLVVELITYYVPSIDNFWHSKTPIDFFGHRLPLYIIFLYPVFYYQAHWAVSKLHLKCRWSEHMAAGLLVVLIDLPYDIVSVKFVHWTWHDTDPNIADRHYWVPWNSYYFHATFAFAFSFFFHNVRKWIDRRKLDRWQAGSVKAELAAVLVAALLSFPGGALLFIPLYHPFHDFYNVPGEVTAVTLLFVFLTTLWKFDRKSNRRLPERLDTMGRALMAHLVIHYSVFFAMVAFLNPEDVVAAGLHEPIGDCDAKTPVHTVLKTLEKRTYLCAEDYDEKYFDFHCLARQPKSGSYWYTICGTPFENRAEYVLVLSLICFVASMVFRTIHFDYDVRFDIYDLVRKDKKGQAAKEGKKNK, from the exons ATGAACCATTATAATTTAAGTACTTTTGGTGTTGAGAAAACTCGGGAAGAAGTTGATGCT AGCTTCCCACCGTGGTTCGTCAACTTCCAGGATCCGTTCGAGCTGTATCGCGCCCAACCGAGCTATCTCTGGTGCCAGGCTTCGTTTCTGTTGGGTGCATTGCTTTGTATAGTGCACGCAATCAAACGGGGAGGACGTTGGCCGTATCTGTTTCTAGGTGCCCTTTGCCATGGATTGGTCGTCGAGCTGATCACTTATTACGTGCCGAGTATTGATAATTTTTGGCACTCCAAAACGCCAATAGATTTCTTCGGTCACCGATTGCCGCTGTACATTATCTTCCTCT ATCCAGTATTCTACTATCAAGCGCACTGGGCCGTATCCAAATTGCACCTGAAATGCCGTTGGTCGGAGCACATGGCAGCTGGGCTGTTGGTGGTGCTCATCGATTTGCCGTATGACATCGTTAGCGTGAAGTTTGTACATTGGACATGGCACGATACCGATCCGAACATAGCCGATCGACACTACTGGGTACCGTGGAACTCGTACTACTTCCATGCCACGTTTGCATTTGCGTTCTCGTTCTTCTTTCACAACGTGCGGAAATGGATCGACCGGAGGAAACTGGATCGCTGGCAAGCGGGATCGGTGAAAGCTGAACTGGCTGCTGTGCTAGTGGCTGCACTGCTTTCGTTCCCTGGAGGAGCGTTGCTGTTCATTCCGTTGTACCATCCGTTCCACGACTTCTACAATGTTCCTGGAGAGGTGACAGCAGTTACTTTGCTTTTCGTATTTCTGACGACGCTTTGGAAGTTTGACCGGAAAAGCAATCGCAGACTGCCTGAGCG CTTGGATACAATGGGCCGTGCCCTGATGGCTCATCTTGTCATCCACTATTCGGTGTTCTTTGCAATGGTTGCCTTCCTCAATCCGGAGGACGTAGTTGCGGCCGGTCTTCACGAACCCATCGGTGACTGTGATGCCAAAACGCCGGTTCATACCGTGCTGAAAACTCTGGAAAAGCGAACCTACCTCTGCGCGGAAGATTACGATGAGAAGTACTTCGACTTTCACTGTCTGGCGCGGCAACCCAAGTCGGGATCCTATTGGTACACAATTTGCGGAACACCGTTTGA AAACCGGGCAGAGTACGTTCTGGTATTATCTTTAATTTGTTTCGTCGCATCAATGGTCTTCCGTACGATACACTTCGATTACGACGTTCGTTTCGATATCTACGATTTGGTTCGCAAGGATAAGAAAGGACAAGCAGCCAAGGAAGGCAAAAAGAACAAATAA
- the LOC109422472 gene encoding uncharacterized protein LOC109422472 isoform X1 — translation MNHYNLSTFGVEKTREEVDASFPPWFVNFQDPFELYRAQPSYLWCQASFLLGALLCIVHAIKRGGRWPYLFLGALCHGLVVELITYYVPSIDNFWHSKTPIDFFGHRLPLYIIFLYPVFYYQAHWAVSKLHLKCRWSEHMAAGLLVVLIDLPYDIVSVKFVHWTWHDTDPNIADRHYWVPWNSYYFHATFAFAFSFFFHNVRKWIDRRKLDRWQAGSVKAELAAVLVAALLSFPGGALLFIPLYHPFHDFYNVPGEVTAVTLLFVFLTTLWKFDRKSNRRLPERYGCLDTMGRALMAHLVIHYSVFFAMVAFLNPEDVVAAGLHEPIGDCDAKTPVHTVLKTLEKRTYLCAEDYDEKYFDFHCLARQPKSGSYWYTICGTPFENRAEYVLVLSLICFVASMVFRTIHFDYDVRFDIYDLVRKDKKGQAAKEGKKNK, via the exons ATGAACCATTATAATTTAAGTACTTTTGGTGTTGAGAAAACTCGGGAAGAAGTTGATGCT AGCTTCCCACCGTGGTTCGTCAACTTCCAGGATCCGTTCGAGCTGTATCGCGCCCAACCGAGCTATCTCTGGTGCCAGGCTTCGTTTCTGTTGGGTGCATTGCTTTGTATAGTGCACGCAATCAAACGGGGAGGACGTTGGCCGTATCTGTTTCTAGGTGCCCTTTGCCATGGATTGGTCGTCGAGCTGATCACTTATTACGTGCCGAGTATTGATAATTTTTGGCACTCCAAAACGCCAATAGATTTCTTCGGTCACCGATTGCCGCTGTACATTATCTTCCTCT ATCCAGTATTCTACTATCAAGCGCACTGGGCCGTATCCAAATTGCACCTGAAATGCCGTTGGTCGGAGCACATGGCAGCTGGGCTGTTGGTGGTGCTCATCGATTTGCCGTATGACATCGTTAGCGTGAAGTTTGTACATTGGACATGGCACGATACCGATCCGAACATAGCCGATCGACACTACTGGGTACCGTGGAACTCGTACTACTTCCATGCCACGTTTGCATTTGCGTTCTCGTTCTTCTTTCACAACGTGCGGAAATGGATCGACCGGAGGAAACTGGATCGCTGGCAAGCGGGATCGGTGAAAGCTGAACTGGCTGCTGTGCTAGTGGCTGCACTGCTTTCGTTCCCTGGAGGAGCGTTGCTGTTCATTCCGTTGTACCATCCGTTCCACGACTTCTACAATGTTCCTGGAGAGGTGACAGCAGTTACTTTGCTTTTCGTATTTCTGACGACGCTTTGGAAGTTTGACCGGAAAAGCAATCGCAGACTGCCTGAGCGGTATGGTTG CTTGGATACAATGGGCCGTGCCCTGATGGCTCATCTTGTCATCCACTATTCGGTGTTCTTTGCAATGGTTGCCTTCCTCAATCCGGAGGACGTAGTTGCGGCCGGTCTTCACGAACCCATCGGTGACTGTGATGCCAAAACGCCGGTTCATACCGTGCTGAAAACTCTGGAAAAGCGAACCTACCTCTGCGCGGAAGATTACGATGAGAAGTACTTCGACTTTCACTGTCTGGCGCGGCAACCCAAGTCGGGATCCTATTGGTACACAATTTGCGGAACACCGTTTGA AAACCGGGCAGAGTACGTTCTGGTATTATCTTTAATTTGTTTCGTCGCATCAATGGTCTTCCGTACGATACACTTCGATTACGACGTTCGTTTCGATATCTACGATTTGGTTCGCAAGGATAAGAAAGGACAAGCAGCCAAGGAAGGCAAAAAGAACAAATAA